One Drosophila santomea strain STO CAGO 1482 chromosome X, Prin_Dsan_1.1, whole genome shotgun sequence DNA segment encodes these proteins:
- the LOC120457245 gene encoding pleckstrin homology-like domain family B member 1 isoform X2, with protein MITIGNSNYLRFNNPDEAQMMRSAMGSNERISMPQIDFTQSARQAHELSQSLELESFYESIINPINNPSTYELECPKVFSSDLVTVNMPAKDVLGQKYASFARNLAENHRNEKQLNNQYAKGVGSNGGYWNVPSNAAIYKEQLQQQQQQPAPDLLTKVNNDRYDRYPKAGGLQIYSMNGVNSDINNGLAAGNNSGTGGGAELEDMLKICTEYADRNNSVPPAHNASSTSSITSSPIVQNRIKTNGSLPRDKNKSPFPQQAGAGSSANISLLSSSSGYENVRLLGPNRVEINGQIHVPASAGGGGTSSGVSANALAPTAAVRVSHENLNQNHSATPGGKYVPQSPRTKIRTNCMSPKKDVSFGNAFALAISPPPQASSAVVSSSKPIPIPSMVKPPLAPKPPAPNQQRDYEQLFKSFERKQQQLDRMVPAKRSNKNINNLTLNLQSVESQTQSPKPSRKPAPAPRSIHLEQRQRRELTQRRKQLKRELAELPPSAGIEGLELELGEQPLAASASPRLQLQALQNRVRRLEAQRNATRVMEENQQAKLKQSIEIKQDQLKKLRAMLKQKPNNACLKEELQLVCESLESDRKTFEDLEFQYFEEESEHHASHEEFKRQEQRLTLEAELAALRIQIGPDEEEPGSPSSPGSTGSNLVNGVMSQSLFGSAELLCPKRRNQEDLMSKSVNENMFYNHKIEANTSTPKRLPLQLFEDLGGGSCEQISFNLSLQGDRFEVNPLERRVPSQDDIDRSCKVANDAPISASQGASTKIFDSIMEIERNRKLLLAQQGHQVIEHERQKMYDLKKKSHDEARTQYLLSTQQSMEQQRQLESDANGGKDAKLFEKTELQKLNQKPGDAVDDQVHKIGGDKENNVQNRKSTGSSPTTTATTATAGGTTPQQQRHSQPELEHHAIALGMGGGGGGGGGVGGGSQMVARSPRPLSEANNCDATIEAPKFGNGMDSSTSPAAADNKRASSNSQDTASAGSGSGNSGSGGSTASDRKRILPKHQRPLTRYLPIFSPDLNLRHHIETAGHQIDLCPHVFVDAHSCRGYLHKLGATFHAWSRRWFVLDRQRSALIYYSDKSERKPRGGAYFATIDEVYLDHLNASKSGRPHCTFIVKTKKRSYNLQAASDSAARIWIDAIITGAQGNLDY; from the exons ATGATCACCATTGGCAACTCGAATTATCTGAGGTTCAACAATCCGGACGAGGCGCAGATGATGCGATCGGCGATGGGCTCCAACGAGCGGATTTCGATGCCCCAAATCGATTTTACACAATCGGCGAGGCAGGCCCACGAGCTGAGTCAGTCCCTGGAGCTGGAATCCTTCTACGAGAGCATCATTAACCCGATTAATAACCCATCCACCTACGAACTGGAGTGCCCCAAGGTCTTCTCCTCCGATCTGGTCACTGTCAACATGCCGGCCAAGGATGTTTTGGGTCAGAAATACGCCAGTTTTGCCCGTAATCTCGCCGAGAATCATCGCAACGAAAAGCAGCTGAACAATCAGTATGCCAAGGGAGTGGGCAGCAATGGTGGTTACTGGAATGTGCCCAGCAATGCGGCAATCTACAAGGAgcagcttcagcagcagcagcaacagcctgCACCGGATCTACTAACGAAAGTCAATAACGATCGCTACGATCGTTATCCCAAAGCGGGTGGCCTGCAAATCTACTCGATGAATGGTGTGAATAGCGATATAAATAATGGTCTGGCTGCCGGGAATAATTCTGGCACTGGCGGTGGCGCCGAACTGGAGGATATGCTGAAGATCTGCACGGAGTACGCGGATCGGAACAACTCCGTGCCTCCTGCGCACAATGCTTCCAGTACCTCCAGCATCACATCCTCCCCGATTGTGCAGAACCGCATCAAAACCAATGGTTCGTTGCCACGGGACAAGAATAAGTCACCATTTCCACAGCAGGCAGGAGCAGGCAGCAGTGCCAATATATCACTTTTGAGTAGTTCCTCTGGCTATGAGAATGTACGGTTGCTGGGGCCCAATCGTGTGGAGATCAATGGCCAAATCCATGTGCCAGCTTCAGCGGGAGGAGGCGGAACGTCCAGTGGAGTATCTGCCAATGCACTTGCTCCCACGGCTGCGGTCAGGGTCAGCCATGAGAATCTTAACCAGAACCATTCGGCCACTCCAGGTGGCAAGTATGTGCCACAGAGTCCGAGGACAAAGATCCGCACCAACTGCATGTCGCCGAAAAAGGATGTGTCCTTTGGCAATGCCTTTGCTTTGGCCATCAGTCCACCACCTCAGGCATCCAGCGCTGTAGTCTCTTCATCCAaacccatacccattcccaGCATGGTGAAGCCACCGTTGGCACCTAAACCACCGGCTCCAAATCAACAACGCGACTACGAGCAGCTCTTCAAATCCTTTGAACgcaagcagcagcaattgGATCGCATGGTGCCCGCCAAGCGGAGTAACAAGAACATCAACAATCTCACCCTTAATCTGCAGTCCGTGGAGTCGCAGACGCAGTCACCCAAACCGAGCAGGAAGCCAGCACCGGCACCCAGAAGCATTCATCTAGAGCAGCGCCAGCGGCGGGAGCTCACCCAGCGGCGCAAGCAGCTGAAGCGGGAACTGGCCGAGCTGCCACCTTCAGCGGGAATCGAGGGATTGGAG TTGGAATTGGGCGAGCAGCCCTTAGCCGCCAGTGCCTCGCCGCGTCTGCAATTGCAGGCCCTGCAGAACCGGGTTCGCCGCCTGGAGGCCCAAAGGAATGCCACTCGCGTCATGGAGGAGAATCAGCAGGCCAAACTTAAGCAGTCCATCGAAATTAAGCAGGATCAGCTTAAGAA ACTACGAGCCATGTTAAAGCAGAAACCAAACAATGCCTGCCTgaaggaggagctgcagctggtATGCGAATCTTTGGAGAGCGATAGAAAGACTTTCGAGGACCTGGAGTTTCAGTATTTCGAGGAGGAGTCCGAGCACCATGCCAGTCATGAGGAATTCAAACGGCAGGAGCAGCGTCTTACCCTGGAGGCCGAATTGGCCGCACTGCGCATACAAATCGGACCGGATGAAGAGGAACCCGGTTCGCCCAGCTCGCCGGGATCCACAGGCAGCAATCTGGTCAATGGCGTGATGTCCCAATCTCTGTTTGGCTCTGCCGAACTGCTTTGCCCCAAGCGACGAAACCAAGAGGATTTGATGTCGAAAAGCGTTAATGAAAATATGTTCTACAATCATAAAATCGAAGCCAACACCAGTACGCCCAAGCGTCTGCCCCTTCAGCTTTTCGAGGATTTGGGCGGCGGGAGTTGTGAGCAGATAAGCTTCAATCTTTCGCTGCAAGGCGATCGCTTTGAGGTTAATCCACTGGAGAGACGTGTGCCCTCGCAGGATGACATTGATCGCAGCTGCAAGGTGGCCAATGATGCGCCCATCTCCGCCAGTCAGGGTGCCAGCACAAAGATCTTCGACAGCATCATGGAGATCGAGAGGAATCGCAAGCTTCTCTTGGCTCAACAGG GTCACCAGGTCATTGAGCACGAGCGCCAGAAGATGTACGATCTGAAAAAGAAGAGCCACGACGAGGCCCGCACCCAGTATCTGCTCTCCACCCAGCAATCGATGGAGCAGCAACGACAGCTGGAATCGGATGCCAA CGGCGGCAAAGACGCGAAGTTGTTCGAGAAGACGGAGCTGCAGAAGCTCAATCAGAAACCAGGTGACGCAGTGGATGACCAGGTGCACAAGATCGGCGGCGATAAGGAGAATAATGTGCAGAACCGAAAGTCAACGGGCAGTAGTCCCAcaactacagcaacaacagcaacagctggTGGAACGACACCGCAACAG CAACGGCACTCGCAGCCGGAATTGGAGCACCATGCCATTGCCCTGGGAAtgggaggcggcggcggcggcggcggcggagtAGGTGGTGGCAGCCAAATGGTGGCGCGAAGTCCGCGTCCGCTTTCGGAGGCCAACAATTGCGATGCGACGATTGAGGCGCCCAAGTTTGGCAACGGAATGGACTCCTCCACGTCGCCGGCGGCGGCGGATAACAAGCGGGCCAGCAGCAATTCACAGGACACGGCGTCGGCGGGCAGCGGAAGTGGAAACAGCGGAAGCGGTGGCAGCACCGCCAGCGATCGGAAACGCATTCTGCCTAAACACCAGCGTCCGCTCACCCGCTACCTGCCCATCTTCTCGCCGGATCTGAATCTGCGCCACCACATCGAGACGGCTGGCCACCAGATCGATCTGTGCCCGCATGTCTTTGTGGACGCGCACAGTTGTCGCGG TTACCTGCACAAGCTGGGTGCCACGTTTCATGCGTGGTCGAGACGCTGGTTTGTCCTGGATCGCCAGAGGAGCGCCTTAATTTACTACTCTGATAAATCGGAGAGGAAACCACGTGGCGGCGCCTACTTTGCA ACCATCGACGAGGTCTATCTGGATCATCTGAATGCCTCGAAGAGCGGCCGACCGCATTGCACGTTTATTGTAAAAACGAAGAAGCGAAGCTACAATTTGCAAGCCGCATCCGATTCGGCGGCGCGCATTTGGATCGATGCCATCATCACCGGGGCCCAGGGTAATCTGGACTACTAA
- the LOC120457245 gene encoding uncharacterized protein LOC120457245 isoform X3 has translation MMYRINAMIPCCGGKDAKLFEKTELQKLNQKPGDAVDDQVHKIGGDKENNVQNRKSTGSSPTTTATTATAGGTTPQQQRHSQPELEHHAIALGMGGGGGGGGGVGGGSQMVARSPRPLSEANNCDATIEAPKFGNGMDSSTSPAAADNKRASSNSQDTASAGSGSGNSGSGGSTASDRKRILPKHQRPLTRYLPIFSPDLNLRHHIETAGHQIDLCPHVFVDAHSCRGYLHKLGATFHAWSRRWFVLDRQRSALIYYSDKSERKPRGGAYFATIDEVYLDHLNASKSGRPHCTFIVKTKKRSYNLQAASDSAARIWIDAIITGAQGNLDY, from the exons ATGATGTATCGAATCAACGCGATGATTCCCTGCTG CGGCGGCAAAGACGCGAAGTTGTTCGAGAAGACGGAGCTGCAGAAGCTCAATCAGAAACCAGGTGACGCAGTGGATGACCAGGTGCACAAGATCGGCGGCGATAAGGAGAATAATGTGCAGAACCGAAAGTCAACGGGCAGTAGTCCCAcaactacagcaacaacagcaacagctggTGGAACGACACCGCAACAG CAACGGCACTCGCAGCCGGAATTGGAGCACCATGCCATTGCCCTGGGAAtgggaggcggcggcggcggcggcggcggagtAGGTGGTGGCAGCCAAATGGTGGCGCGAAGTCCGCGTCCGCTTTCGGAGGCCAACAATTGCGATGCGACGATTGAGGCGCCCAAGTTTGGCAACGGAATGGACTCCTCCACGTCGCCGGCGGCGGCGGATAACAAGCGGGCCAGCAGCAATTCACAGGACACGGCGTCGGCGGGCAGCGGAAGTGGAAACAGCGGAAGCGGTGGCAGCACCGCCAGCGATCGGAAACGCATTCTGCCTAAACACCAGCGTCCGCTCACCCGCTACCTGCCCATCTTCTCGCCGGATCTGAATCTGCGCCACCACATCGAGACGGCTGGCCACCAGATCGATCTGTGCCCGCATGTCTTTGTGGACGCGCACAGTTGTCGCGG TTACCTGCACAAGCTGGGTGCCACGTTTCATGCGTGGTCGAGACGCTGGTTTGTCCTGGATCGCCAGAGGAGCGCCTTAATTTACTACTCTGATAAATCGGAGAGGAAACCACGTGGCGGCGCCTACTTTGCA ACCATCGACGAGGTCTATCTGGATCATCTGAATGCCTCGAAGAGCGGCCGACCGCATTGCACGTTTATTGTAAAAACGAAGAAGCGAAGCTACAATTTGCAAGCCGCATCCGATTCGGCGGCGCGCATTTGGATCGATGCCATCATCACCGGGGCCCAGGGTAATCTGGACTACTAA
- the LOC120457245 gene encoding pleckstrin homology-like domain family B member 1 isoform X1: MSLTKKDPSLRVAASDPHLVSLGGGRLSTAVTIHYIHIGDTTIGSTASCSISLNGSGVRPLHCTIYRSDANEVTLVPEKDSRLLIDGAPILEETKLSQGAMITIGNSNYLRFNNPDEAQMMRSAMGSNERISMPQIDFTQSARQAHELSQSLELESFYESIINPINNPSTYELECPKVFSSDLVTVNMPAKDVLGQKYASFARNLAENHRNEKQLNNQYAKGVGSNGGYWNVPSNAAIYKEQLQQQQQQPAPDLLTKVNNDRYDRYPKAGGLQIYSMNGVNSDINNGLAAGNNSGTGGGAELEDMLKICTEYADRNNSVPPAHNASSTSSITSSPIVQNRIKTNGSLPRDKNKSPFPQQAGAGSSANISLLSSSSGYENVRLLGPNRVEINGQIHVPASAGGGGTSSGVSANALAPTAAVRVSHENLNQNHSATPGGKYVPQSPRTKIRTNCMSPKKDVSFGNAFALAISPPPQASSAVVSSSKPIPIPSMVKPPLAPKPPAPNQQRDYEQLFKSFERKQQQLDRMVPAKRSNKNINNLTLNLQSVESQTQSPKPSRKPAPAPRSIHLEQRQRRELTQRRKQLKRELAELPPSAGIEGLELELGEQPLAASASPRLQLQALQNRVRRLEAQRNATRVMEENQQAKLKQSIEIKQDQLKKLRAMLKQKPNNACLKEELQLVCESLESDRKTFEDLEFQYFEEESEHHASHEEFKRQEQRLTLEAELAALRIQIGPDEEEPGSPSSPGSTGSNLVNGVMSQSLFGSAELLCPKRRNQEDLMSKSVNENMFYNHKIEANTSTPKRLPLQLFEDLGGGSCEQISFNLSLQGDRFEVNPLERRVPSQDDIDRSCKVANDAPISASQGASTKIFDSIMEIERNRKLLLAQQGHQVIEHERQKMYDLKKKSHDEARTQYLLSTQQSMEQQRQLESDANGGKDAKLFEKTELQKLNQKPGDAVDDQVHKIGGDKENNVQNRKSTGSSPTTTATTATAGGTTPQQQRHSQPELEHHAIALGMGGGGGGGGGVGGGSQMVARSPRPLSEANNCDATIEAPKFGNGMDSSTSPAAADNKRASSNSQDTASAGSGSGNSGSGGSTASDRKRILPKHQRPLTRYLPIFSPDLNLRHHIETAGHQIDLCPHVFVDAHSCRGYLHKLGATFHAWSRRWFVLDRQRSALIYYSDKSERKPRGGAYFATIDEVYLDHLNASKSGRPHCTFIVKTKKRSYNLQAASDSAARIWIDAIITGAQGNLDY, encoded by the exons GTGACACTACGATTGGATCCACAGCCAGTTGCAGCATATCGTTGAATGGAAGTGGGGTGCGTCCACTGCACTGCACCATCTACAg GAGCGACGCCAACGAGGTGACCCTGGTGCCCGAAAAGGATTCTCGCCTACTGATCGACGGTGCACCGATCCTGGAGGAGACGAAGCTCAGCCAGGGGGCGATGATCACCATTGGCAACTCGAATTATCTGAGGTTCAACAATCCGGACGAGGCGCAGATGATGCGATCGGCGATGGGCTCCAACGAGCGGATTTCGATGCCCCAAATCGATTTTACACAATCGGCGAGGCAGGCCCACGAGCTGAGTCAGTCCCTGGAGCTGGAATCCTTCTACGAGAGCATCATTAACCCGATTAATAACCCATCCACCTACGAACTGGAGTGCCCCAAGGTCTTCTCCTCCGATCTGGTCACTGTCAACATGCCGGCCAAGGATGTTTTGGGTCAGAAATACGCCAGTTTTGCCCGTAATCTCGCCGAGAATCATCGCAACGAAAAGCAGCTGAACAATCAGTATGCCAAGGGAGTGGGCAGCAATGGTGGTTACTGGAATGTGCCCAGCAATGCGGCAATCTACAAGGAgcagcttcagcagcagcagcaacagcctgCACCGGATCTACTAACGAAAGTCAATAACGATCGCTACGATCGTTATCCCAAAGCGGGTGGCCTGCAAATCTACTCGATGAATGGTGTGAATAGCGATATAAATAATGGTCTGGCTGCCGGGAATAATTCTGGCACTGGCGGTGGCGCCGAACTGGAGGATATGCTGAAGATCTGCACGGAGTACGCGGATCGGAACAACTCCGTGCCTCCTGCGCACAATGCTTCCAGTACCTCCAGCATCACATCCTCCCCGATTGTGCAGAACCGCATCAAAACCAATGGTTCGTTGCCACGGGACAAGAATAAGTCACCATTTCCACAGCAGGCAGGAGCAGGCAGCAGTGCCAATATATCACTTTTGAGTAGTTCCTCTGGCTATGAGAATGTACGGTTGCTGGGGCCCAATCGTGTGGAGATCAATGGCCAAATCCATGTGCCAGCTTCAGCGGGAGGAGGCGGAACGTCCAGTGGAGTATCTGCCAATGCACTTGCTCCCACGGCTGCGGTCAGGGTCAGCCATGAGAATCTTAACCAGAACCATTCGGCCACTCCAGGTGGCAAGTATGTGCCACAGAGTCCGAGGACAAAGATCCGCACCAACTGCATGTCGCCGAAAAAGGATGTGTCCTTTGGCAATGCCTTTGCTTTGGCCATCAGTCCACCACCTCAGGCATCCAGCGCTGTAGTCTCTTCATCCAaacccatacccattcccaGCATGGTGAAGCCACCGTTGGCACCTAAACCACCGGCTCCAAATCAACAACGCGACTACGAGCAGCTCTTCAAATCCTTTGAACgcaagcagcagcaattgGATCGCATGGTGCCCGCCAAGCGGAGTAACAAGAACATCAACAATCTCACCCTTAATCTGCAGTCCGTGGAGTCGCAGACGCAGTCACCCAAACCGAGCAGGAAGCCAGCACCGGCACCCAGAAGCATTCATCTAGAGCAGCGCCAGCGGCGGGAGCTCACCCAGCGGCGCAAGCAGCTGAAGCGGGAACTGGCCGAGCTGCCACCTTCAGCGGGAATCGAGGGATTGGAG TTGGAATTGGGCGAGCAGCCCTTAGCCGCCAGTGCCTCGCCGCGTCTGCAATTGCAGGCCCTGCAGAACCGGGTTCGCCGCCTGGAGGCCCAAAGGAATGCCACTCGCGTCATGGAGGAGAATCAGCAGGCCAAACTTAAGCAGTCCATCGAAATTAAGCAGGATCAGCTTAAGAA ACTACGAGCCATGTTAAAGCAGAAACCAAACAATGCCTGCCTgaaggaggagctgcagctggtATGCGAATCTTTGGAGAGCGATAGAAAGACTTTCGAGGACCTGGAGTTTCAGTATTTCGAGGAGGAGTCCGAGCACCATGCCAGTCATGAGGAATTCAAACGGCAGGAGCAGCGTCTTACCCTGGAGGCCGAATTGGCCGCACTGCGCATACAAATCGGACCGGATGAAGAGGAACCCGGTTCGCCCAGCTCGCCGGGATCCACAGGCAGCAATCTGGTCAATGGCGTGATGTCCCAATCTCTGTTTGGCTCTGCCGAACTGCTTTGCCCCAAGCGACGAAACCAAGAGGATTTGATGTCGAAAAGCGTTAATGAAAATATGTTCTACAATCATAAAATCGAAGCCAACACCAGTACGCCCAAGCGTCTGCCCCTTCAGCTTTTCGAGGATTTGGGCGGCGGGAGTTGTGAGCAGATAAGCTTCAATCTTTCGCTGCAAGGCGATCGCTTTGAGGTTAATCCACTGGAGAGACGTGTGCCCTCGCAGGATGACATTGATCGCAGCTGCAAGGTGGCCAATGATGCGCCCATCTCCGCCAGTCAGGGTGCCAGCACAAAGATCTTCGACAGCATCATGGAGATCGAGAGGAATCGCAAGCTTCTCTTGGCTCAACAGG GTCACCAGGTCATTGAGCACGAGCGCCAGAAGATGTACGATCTGAAAAAGAAGAGCCACGACGAGGCCCGCACCCAGTATCTGCTCTCCACCCAGCAATCGATGGAGCAGCAACGACAGCTGGAATCGGATGCCAA CGGCGGCAAAGACGCGAAGTTGTTCGAGAAGACGGAGCTGCAGAAGCTCAATCAGAAACCAGGTGACGCAGTGGATGACCAGGTGCACAAGATCGGCGGCGATAAGGAGAATAATGTGCAGAACCGAAAGTCAACGGGCAGTAGTCCCAcaactacagcaacaacagcaacagctggTGGAACGACACCGCAACAG CAACGGCACTCGCAGCCGGAATTGGAGCACCATGCCATTGCCCTGGGAAtgggaggcggcggcggcggcggcggcggagtAGGTGGTGGCAGCCAAATGGTGGCGCGAAGTCCGCGTCCGCTTTCGGAGGCCAACAATTGCGATGCGACGATTGAGGCGCCCAAGTTTGGCAACGGAATGGACTCCTCCACGTCGCCGGCGGCGGCGGATAACAAGCGGGCCAGCAGCAATTCACAGGACACGGCGTCGGCGGGCAGCGGAAGTGGAAACAGCGGAAGCGGTGGCAGCACCGCCAGCGATCGGAAACGCATTCTGCCTAAACACCAGCGTCCGCTCACCCGCTACCTGCCCATCTTCTCGCCGGATCTGAATCTGCGCCACCACATCGAGACGGCTGGCCACCAGATCGATCTGTGCCCGCATGTCTTTGTGGACGCGCACAGTTGTCGCGG TTACCTGCACAAGCTGGGTGCCACGTTTCATGCGTGGTCGAGACGCTGGTTTGTCCTGGATCGCCAGAGGAGCGCCTTAATTTACTACTCTGATAAATCGGAGAGGAAACCACGTGGCGGCGCCTACTTTGCA ACCATCGACGAGGTCTATCTGGATCATCTGAATGCCTCGAAGAGCGGCCGACCGCATTGCACGTTTATTGTAAAAACGAAGAAGCGAAGCTACAATTTGCAAGCCGCATCCGATTCGGCGGCGCGCATTTGGATCGATGCCATCATCACCGGGGCCCAGGGTAATCTGGACTACTAA